Below is a genomic region from Paludicola sp. MB14-C6.
CACCAGTTGAGATATGGCTCATTTTGTCGCCGTAACCTAATGTATTAACAGCAGCAGCAGAGTCACCACCACCGATAATAGTAATTGCATCTGTTTCAGCTAATGCTTTTGCAACAGCAATTGTACCTTTTGCTAATACTGGGTTTTCAAAAACGCCCATAGGTCCGTTCCAAACAACAGTTTTAGCAGATTTTACTGCCTCAGCAAATAATTCAGCAGTTTTTGTTCCAATATCTAAGCCCATGTAATCGCTTGGGATTTCATTTGCAGCAACAACTTTTACATCGATTTCTGCATCAATTGGGTTAGGGAATTCTTTCGCAATTGTGCAATCGATTGGAAGAAGAATTTGAACGCCTTTTTCATCAGCTTGTTTTAACATATCTTTACAGTAATCAATTTTTTCAGAGTCAAGTAAAGAAGTACCAACATCATAGCCTTTTGCAGCTAAGAATGTATAAGCCATACCACCACCGATGATTAGAGTGTCAGCTTTTGTTAATAAGTTTTCGATAACATTTAGTTTATCTGCGACTTTAGCACCGCCAAGAATTGTAACAAATGGTCTAACTGGGTTTTCAACAGCTCCACCTAGGAATTTCAATTCTTTTTCAATTAGATAACCAACAGCTGCTTCTTCAACGTAAGCTACTACACCAACAGTTGAACAGTGAGCTCTATGAGCAGCACCAAAAGCATCGTTTACAAAGATATCAGCAAGACTTCCTAATTCTTTGCTTAGTGCTTCGCCGTTCTTAGTTTCTTCAGCACGATAACGAGTGTTCTCTAATAAAACAACATCGCCATCTTTCATTTCAGCAACAGCTTTTTTAGCGTTTTCGCCAACAACGTTATCATCAGCAGCGAAAATAACTTCTTGATTTAATAATTCAGAAAGTCTTTTTGCAACTGGTGCTAAAGATTTATCTGGTAATGGCTCACCTTTTGGTTTACCTAAGTGAGAACATAGGATAACTTTTGCGCCATCAGCTAATAATTTTTTAATTGTTGGAAGTGCTGCAACAATTCTATTTTCGTCAGTAATAACTCCGTTCTTTAGAGGAACATTGAAGTCACAACGTACTAATACTCTTTTTCCTGATACTTTTAGATCGTCAACTGTTTTTTTATTCAATGCGTTCATTTTATATCGTCCTTTCAATCTTATATATGTATTTTTATTATCAATTTCACAATAAACAGTAATTTCTATTGTTAAATCAATAACAATCCACAGATTATTTTAAACCATTTTCTAACTTTTTTCAAGTATAAATTCTATATTATTTTACTTCATTT
It encodes:
- a CDS encoding phosphoglycerate kinase, with amino-acid sequence MNALNKKTVDDLKVSGKRVLVRCDFNVPLKNGVITDENRIVAALPTIKKLLADGAKVILCSHLGKPKGEPLPDKSLAPVAKRLSELLNQEVIFAADDNVVGENAKKAVAEMKDGDVVLLENTRYRAEETKNGEALSKELGSLADIFVNDAFGAAHRAHCSTVGVVAYVEEAAVGYLIEKELKFLGGAVENPVRPFVTILGGAKVADKLNVIENLLTKADTLIIGGGMAYTFLAAKGYDVGTSLLDSEKIDYCKDMLKQADEKGVQILLPIDCTIAKEFPNPIDAEIDVKVVAANEIPSDYMGLDIGTKTAELFAEAVKSAKTVVWNGPMGVFENPVLAKGTIAVAKALAETDAITIIGGGDSAAAVNTLGYGDKMSHISTGGGASLEFLEGKELPGIAAMNDK